CGCACGCATCGTCACGGGCGGCTCCATCGCCACCACCGCCATCACCTGAAGGAGATGGCTCTGAATCATGTCGCGCATCGCCCCGCCGCTGGGTGAATCGTAATACCCGCCCCGACCTTCGACGCCCACCGTCTCAGCCGCGGTGATCTGAATGTGGTCGATGTAATTGCGATTCCAGATCGGCTCGAAAATCGTGTTGGCAAAGCGGAAGACCAGCAGGTTCTGCACGGTCTCCTTACCCAGATAGTGATCGATGCGGTAGATCGCTTCTTCCTCAAAGACCCGACCCAGCGTGCGGTTAAGCTCCGCGGCGGATTCGACATCCTGACCGAAGGGCTTTTCAACGATGATGCGCTGCCAGGAGCGATTGCTCCGGTCCAGACTGCACCAGGCCTTGCCCTCGGTGACCATTTCATTCATGCCGATCAGCGTGATGATCGGCGCGTAAAGCTGCGGCGCGACGGAAAGGTAAAAAAGCACGTTGCTGCCGCACTTGTGCTCGCTGCTCAGGGCCGCCATCCGCTGCTTGATGCCTTCGTATTCCTCCATCTTCGTCGAGTCGGCGGCGTGATAATGCAGACGCCCGGCGAACTCGCGCCAGCTCGCCTCGTTGAGATCGGGGTCGTGCTCCTTCGCGGCTGTCAACAGATGGTTGCGGAACTGCTCATCGCTCATCTTCGTCCGGCTGATGCCCATGACCGCGACGTTTTCACCAAGCTGCTTCGTCTCATAAAGATGAAACAGCGAGGGCACGAGTTTGCGCTCGGTCAGGTCGCCCGAAGCACCAAAGATGACGATCAGACAGGGTGAAGGTTTGGCGGTGGAGTTCATGGGGAGCGTCAGTTCGTAGAGTCAGGTTCAGAAAGCAAGGTTCATGTCAGGCGTGTTGTCATTCTCACGAGCGGTCGGATGATTGGAAAGGTTCGAGCGACAGCCAATGATCAACCGTAGCGTGATTATTGGCAAACCGGCAAATCGGCATGCACAATTTGTAGCCGACGACGGGATGTTCAAGCGGCTCGGCGCCGCGTCCTTTTCCCTTTTCGTGTCCACAGCGTCAGCGTCCCATCGACACCGCCAGCAGCATGATGTCCGCCGGCGTGACGCCCGCCAGCCGTGACGCCTGACCGAGCGTCGCGGGCTGGAACCGTTGCAGAGTCTGCTGCGCCTCGCGGCGCAGGCCGGTGACGCGCTGGTAGTCGTAGCCCGTGGGTAGCCGCGTGCTCTCCTGCGCAGCCAGCTTCGCCACTTCACGATGCTGACGCTGGAGATAGCCGGCGTATTGGATGTCCGCCAGCACCCGTGCC
The sequence above is drawn from the Phycisphaeraceae bacterium genome and encodes:
- the zwf gene encoding glucose-6-phosphate dehydrogenase, giving the protein MNSTAKPSPCLIVIFGASGDLTERKLVPSLFHLYETKQLGENVAVMGISRTKMSDEQFRNHLLTAAKEHDPDLNEASWREFAGRLHYHAADSTKMEEYEGIKQRMAALSSEHKCGSNVLFYLSVAPQLYAPIITLIGMNEMVTEGKAWCSLDRSNRSWQRIIVEKPFGQDVESAAELNRTLGRVFEEEAIYRIDHYLGKETVQNLLVFRFANTIFEPIWNRNYIDHIQITAAETVGVEGRGGYYDSPSGGAMRDMIQSHLLQVMAVVAMEPPVTMRADDIRREKTKVLSAIRSPRPDEIAQIAVRGQYGRGQIGGKAVPSYREESGVKPDSQTDTYAALQVEVDTWRWGGIPFYLRSGKRMARKLTEIVVYFKPTPHGLFREQARRGGALSPNQIVINVQPDEGIRLRFEGKVPGISNGTGGMNIKSVVMDFDYVQQFKVEPPEAYATLLLDAMRGDQTLFKHRDEIEEAWRIVQPVVDCWTDNPQDDLPNYAAGTWGPSASDIMLAREGRHWHNP